One Sphingobacteriales bacterium DNA segment encodes these proteins:
- a CDS encoding dephospho-CoA kinase, producing the protein MLKVGITGGIGSGKTTVCRIFETLGVPVYYADDAAKWLMANDAGLQNNIRSLLGEEAYFPEGQLNKAFISGKIFNNPDAKQALEQIVHPAVFAHFSAWLLNQKSPYILKEAALLIESGSYKTLDKIICVTAPQHLRIARVMQRDKLSRKQVITRLNAQMPQSEKIKLADFVVKNNLKNMLIPQVLAIHGVLMKKD; encoded by the coding sequence ATGCTAAAAGTAGGTATAACCGGTGGCATTGGCAGTGGCAAAACCACCGTATGCCGTATTTTTGAAACACTTGGCGTGCCGGTTTATTATGCCGATGATGCTGCTAAATGGTTAATGGCAAACGATGCCGGCTTGCAAAATAATATCCGGAGTTTATTAGGAGAAGAAGCTTATTTTCCGGAGGGACAACTTAACAAGGCATTTATTTCCGGAAAAATATTTAACAATCCGGATGCTAAACAGGCACTCGAACAAATAGTGCATCCTGCTGTATTTGCACATTTTTCGGCCTGGCTGTTAAACCAAAAATCGCCTTATATTTTAAAAGAGGCAGCCCTATTAATAGAAAGCGGTTCGTATAAAACCCTCGATAAAATTATTTGCGTAACTGCACCCCAACACCTGCGGATAGCGCGCGTTATGCAACGCGACAAATTAAGCCGCAAACAAGTAATAACGCGGTTAAACGCACAAATGCCCCAAAGCGAAAAAATTAAACTCGCCGATTTTGTTGTAAAAAACAACCTTAAAAACATGCTTATTCCGCAGGTGTTGGCAATACATGGGGTTTTAATGAAAAAAGATTAG
- a CDS encoding T9SS type A sorting domain-containing protein yields the protein MKKQFLLFVLVLIGTNMVLVAQPSLAFPDSIIYHQQKVSLQVDNYVMVFTTISPLTSAQVNAIGYIQDVESVAKINALANRYAVHFVTTATPTEITTAKNQIGQIVSLITEAPVVLNYVPDSFALARQNLYTAMVHYNEAKNSVLENNHQRRFIPAKRLTIELKPIEGEYSYDTTFNNLATTYNLTAINDTNNTMPENVKAFNVPNSQSYVNIINTLNTLNTLPYIDNSYLQFENDYIDTEEGSGTNTELGSETCSADVDGFVWHNNANGKIGSWAIGANDLQIAFDSDGDGDDELLSIADNGWATLQAYNDGVWDYVWSNFGNWWLGEVDLGRLAGYVVMQNGDATGKEHILFVLKPKNGGIGQSLKREAKLVRFATTKWAITMWSGGSEFYDINGNGPYSINVSPRFTPFDHDGDGKDDLFYLDALGNAILWYFTPGNAGKWKLNTRWNGSVNTWIGGTNLSNIQAVYALRADSLDTADELLCINTLWANLENFDGNTWTQKFSNNGTGYLDNNVTTFQYVPSFHKLSDLDFYMIANVDGGEVAEEITSFEKYANNNWIEIQSYNTHPGRVIDGFQYEWCNWGEGSVYDKVKLSDKINLASIKLCSTTNKDLTLIWAPETKIKMNVWPFTFTKKMKGVAGIFKISDKISFYKNETTNNPIPANIISSHIYPNPAINHAKINISSTAYIDKIDLQITDINGRVFVKKNMLIDLHVNEEATFDIDIENWLPTGNYILTLHYANKIINTYKLLVL from the coding sequence ATGAAAAAGCAATTCCTTTTATTCGTATTGGTTTTGATTGGCACAAACATGGTATTAGTAGCCCAGCCATCATTAGCTTTCCCCGATAGCATAATCTATCACCAACAAAAAGTTAGCTTACAGGTAGATAATTACGTAATGGTTTTTACTACAATAAGTCCCCTAACATCAGCTCAAGTTAATGCAATTGGGTATATACAAGATGTTGAATCGGTAGCTAAAATAAATGCTTTAGCAAATAGATATGCTGTACATTTTGTAACAACAGCGACACCAACAGAAATAACAACTGCCAAAAACCAAATTGGACAAATTGTTTCATTAATAACCGAAGCCCCGGTTGTGTTAAATTATGTACCTGATAGCTTTGCACTCGCGCGCCAAAATCTATATACAGCTATGGTGCATTACAACGAGGCTAAAAATAGTGTGCTTGAAAACAACCATCAAAGGCGTTTTATACCTGCAAAACGCTTAACCATTGAGTTAAAACCCATAGAAGGCGAATACAGCTATGATACAACTTTTAACAATTTGGCAACTACCTATAATTTAACTGCTATTAATGACACTAATAATACAATGCCCGAAAACGTAAAAGCTTTTAATGTACCAAATAGTCAATCATACGTTAATATAATTAATACTTTAAATACATTAAACACCTTACCATACATTGACAATTCTTATTTGCAGTTTGAAAATGATTATATTGATACCGAAGAAGGTAGCGGTACTAATACCGAATTAGGTAGTGAAACTTGTAGCGCTGATGTTGATGGTTTTGTTTGGCATAACAACGCCAACGGCAAAATTGGCTCGTGGGCTATAGGTGCAAACGACTTGCAAATTGCTTTTGATAGCGACGGTGACGGTGATGATGAACTACTTAGTATTGCCGACAACGGCTGGGCAACTTTACAAGCTTATAACGATGGTGTTTGGGATTACGTTTGGAGCAATTTTGGCAATTGGTGGCTTGGTGAAGTTGATTTAGGGCGTTTAGCCGGATATGTTGTCATGCAAAATGGCGATGCAACTGGCAAAGAGCACATTTTGTTTGTATTAAAGCCAAAAAATGGCGGTATTGGGCAGTCATTAAAACGAGAAGCAAAACTTGTTAGGTTTGCAACTACAAAGTGGGCTATTACTATGTGGAGCGGAGGCTCAGAGTTTTATGACATCAATGGCAACGGACCCTATTCTATAAATGTCTCTCCACGCTTTACCCCTTTTGACCACGATGGAGATGGAAAAGACGACCTATTTTATTTAGACGCATTAGGAAATGCTATTTTATGGTATTTTACCCCCGGAAACGCCGGAAAATGGAAACTAAATACCCGATGGAATGGCAGCGTGAATACATGGATTGGCGGAACTAACTTGAGCAATATACAAGCTGTTTACGCCCTTAGAGCCGACTCGTTAGATACCGCCGACGAACTGCTTTGTATTAATACACTTTGGGCAAATTTAGAAAATTTCGACGGCAATACTTGGACACAGAAGTTTAGTAACAATGGTACAGGGTACTTAGATAATAATGTTACTACATTTCAATATGTGCCAAGTTTTCATAAACTAAGCGATTTAGATTTTTATATGATAGCAAACGTTGATGGTGGCGAAGTAGCCGAAGAAATTACAAGTTTTGAAAAATATGCCAATAATAATTGGATAGAAATCCAATCGTACAATACACATCCAGGTAGGGTTATAGATGGTTTTCAATATGAATGGTGTAATTGGGGTGAGGGTAGCGTTTACGATAAAGTTAAGCTAAGCGATAAAATAAATTTAGCCTCAATTAAACTATGTAGCACCACCAATAAAGACCTAACACTAATTTGGGCGCCCGAAACCAAAATAAAAATGAATGTTTGGCCATTTACCTTTACCAAAAAAATGAAAGGGGTTGCAGGCATATTTAAAATTTCTGATAAAATAAGTTTTTACAAAAATGAAACTACCAATAATCCCATACCCGCCAATATTATAAGTAGCCATATTTACCCCAACCCTGCAATAAATCATGCAAAAATTAATATATCAAGCACAGCCTATATTGATAAAATTGACTTACAAATAACTGATATAAACGGACGAGTATTTGTTAAAAAAAATATGCTCATAGATTTACATGTTAATGAAGAGGCCACATTTGACATAGATATTGAAAATTGGCTACCCACCGGAAATTATATTTTAACTTTGCACTATGCAAACAAAATAATAAACACTTATAAATTGTTGGTTTTATAG
- a CDS encoding prolipoprotein diacylglyceryl transferase, translated as MISYPTWLPQQASGWYMFMVGVAAVMCSIFLLGYTLCRSKKMLNPVGVFFIVFVLTQIGLLGARVYSVFEDVILHFKSGEPLSNYPLRDKMNSGGFSYYGGLLLVMACIYGFSKWFSLKKLLEIADILAITVCIGYFFGRLGCQLSGDGCYGTYTTLPWGMHYIDGQYPSLLPAHPVPIYEMIVTGILFFYLLWLNERKQFTGQIFCLYLIISSLSRFMFEFIRNNSKLAIGLTFTQFTALAIFLFSILLRQRIKSSVSSLP; from the coding sequence ATGATTAGTTACCCAACATGGCTACCCCAACAAGCTTCGGGCTGGTATATGTTTATGGTGGGTGTAGCGGCAGTAATGTGTAGCATTTTTTTGTTAGGCTATACCCTATGTCGTTCAAAAAAAATGCTAAACCCTGTTGGCGTATTCTTTATTGTTTTTGTTCTAACTCAAATAGGGTTGTTAGGTGCTAGGGTTTATTCGGTGTTTGAAGATGTGATACTGCACTTTAAAAGCGGCGAGCCACTAAGTAACTACCCCTTGCGCGATAAAATGAACAGCGGCGGTTTTAGCTATTATGGCGGATTGTTATTAGTTATGGCTTGTATTTATGGTTTTTCAAAGTGGTTTTCGTTAAAAAAATTACTTGAAATAGCAGATATTTTAGCTATTACAGTTTGTATTGGCTATTTTTTTGGAAGGCTTGGGTGTCAACTATCCGGAGACGGCTGTTACGGAACCTATACTACCTTGCCGTGGGGTATGCACTATATAGATGGGCAGTATCCGAGTTTATTACCAGCACATCCTGTACCCATTTACGAAATGATTGTAACCGGCATATTATTTTTTTACTTACTATGGCTCAATGAACGCAAACAATTTACAGGGCAAATATTTTGCCTTTACCTAATTATAAGTTCATTATCGCGTTTTATGTTTGAATTTATTCGGAACAATTCAAAATTAGCTATTGGCTTAACATTCACACAATTCACAGCGTTAGCAATTTTTTTATTCAGCATTTTATTAAGGCAACGCATTAAAAGTTCTGTTAGCTCATTACCCTAA
- a CDS encoding gliding motility-associated C-terminal domain-containing protein — translation MLNPPPICQNAPPIGLTQFADPLYSGTWSGMGVTGGNQFDPALAGVGIHTLSFDPDGVCGDLATTQIEVLPAISIEPTVAYLSAFACNDVFDLDNYVTDANGNPVIGGIWSGGTFISADGIFDPSGLSPGDFTLTIDVIMPNGCPSTATLLVKIANPLTPLAVEPNLNICIDNGLVDLSKLVLPQSGFGVWKGTGVNSVTNQFNPAVVGAGNSVNLTYEPVCNNTTLIDANFTCVTDYSPVCGCDGITYNNPCEAEKKGGVINYTAGPCNLISGGIGGCPQNSQTLTVNIGALPVALLNPPLGVLCNNGGQSFDLDDLIAVGSDLNGVWSISPSVSLSAGNILNPDSLTAGNYTVTYIVAATPPCTEPSSAAQTITIETVSINAGTDFTICGLATSITALGDTNGKWTVTSTPSGTAVVSFATPLALTSDVLVNEPGLYAFTRSATSAGGCIAADTVNVLFTNLLNADIQTICAANQLNYDVVITVTGGSGSYTLLGGSFTGGNPYTITIPSNTPYSIVVDDGADGCPPLNFDGLKDCSCQPDAQLPQPNAINLTFCQGEAIPNFTLSNTGTETFYWLANYNDDISAALAQGLTFTPTKAGTYWVVAVSEGNCPSDKIAVTLTELPKSPIPNNSPYQFCEGQSIGVLVVPNSAGGEIVWQSADGLDDGQSASGFIPNRTTPGLYDYILTEIKTDGSCNSLPTPVSVEILPQVKPILLNISNICETANPLDLLAFVDVNYPNGTWSGTGVAGNSFDPSIAGLGSHILTFTPAGYNCALESNTSITVIDCENCFGIETPVSGNLSTCDGVPIDLTSIEAQLALNGDLTYYSGLAWYADASLTQPLPPDVFNHTKSDKCSPQTVNLYLGALCSLIGTPFPAGSVTITIYPPFDGSLITTTIGDCAPPEISTACSLYEITPVNVPSEVKPGQTGTAEWIVSFAGSTCFSQVITQTYACPSLCPVAALATAPPTEACSQDVITASIAITPDTAILNTDYSVQWLLNGSPIASANNLTVNATLPFTDCEPLIANLEAVVTCINPGGPDQVIAAGTITVQPQFNDGLLTIGNNSCQVPTVTTSCASYNIAPTASVPLVVNPGDNGVAEFEVSGNCFNELITVAYGCPSLNCPTVAAALSSSIAVCEGQIADANNLASWQSAVVINDPDNMANGFAWFTDSGLTQAYNNEPFTYSGDGCTPSSSNLYVVLLCKDGSKIVAGSVAVSVFASPNMADFTQPDPCKLMMSQACSAGVVQLEYETVNGWALQPDEGALKAIWRAYQIGTPDNDGDGEPDCLLLGEVAIPENTLTVNAGQDLTICEGEVVNLSALVNGNPDKIIWTDMNMGGSFELANKPQSEYLPSKIGTYLLAIETKNLCYTSSDTLQLIVLPQQNISVTADLTTIIVGGSTQLNAIGAKTYMWSPAESLSCYDCPMPIATPKVSTTYFVVSTDACTEGNEITIEVLKPNDVEVVNAFSPNNDGVNDTWQLAVQGATIRYEAKIYNRWGQEVFTYVGKSPTDANAGWDGQLQGVPQEAGVYVYSALVVFETEKEPHRFKGNITLIR, via the coding sequence TTGTTAAATCCACCGCCGATATGCCAAAACGCTCCCCCAATTGGTTTAACCCAGTTTGCCGATCCATTGTATTCGGGCACATGGAGTGGAATGGGTGTAACCGGGGGCAATCAATTTGATCCGGCTTTGGCGGGTGTAGGCATCCACACCCTAAGTTTCGACCCTGACGGTGTTTGTGGAGACCTTGCAACTACTCAAATTGAAGTGCTGCCGGCAATTAGTATCGAACCGACAGTAGCTTATTTGTCGGCATTTGCTTGTAACGATGTATTTGATTTAGATAATTATGTAACCGATGCAAACGGCAATCCGGTTATTGGTGGCATTTGGTCGGGTGGGACTTTTATAAGTGCCGATGGGATATTTGATCCATCCGGATTATCGCCCGGCGATTTTACCCTAACTATTGATGTAATAATGCCAAACGGTTGCCCCTCAACTGCTACATTGTTGGTAAAAATTGCCAACCCGCTAACGCCCTTAGCCGTTGAACCAAATTTAAATATTTGTATTGATAATGGTCTTGTTGATTTAAGCAAATTGGTTTTGCCCCAATCGGGGTTTGGCGTTTGGAAAGGTACGGGTGTAAACAGTGTTACTAATCAATTTAATCCGGCGGTTGTGGGGGCAGGCAATTCTGTTAATTTAACTTATGAGCCTGTTTGCAATAATACAACGCTTATTGATGCTAATTTTACCTGTGTTACCGACTATTCGCCTGTTTGTGGCTGTGATGGGATAACCTATAATAACCCATGCGAAGCCGAGAAAAAAGGAGGTGTTATAAACTATACCGCCGGCCCTTGTAATTTAATATCCGGAGGTATTGGCGGCTGCCCCCAAAACAGTCAGACATTAACGGTAAATATAGGTGCTTTGCCTGTGGCCCTTCTTAATCCACCTCTTGGGGTGCTTTGCAATAATGGCGGCCAATCATTTGATTTAGATGATTTAATTGCGGTGGGAAGTGATTTGAATGGCGTATGGAGCATTAGTCCAAGTGTAAGCTTAAGTGCGGGCAATATTCTAAATCCGGATAGTTTAACTGCCGGAAATTATACGGTTACTTATATCGTAGCTGCTACGCCTCCTTGCACCGAGCCGTCTTCGGCTGCTCAAACAATTACCATTGAAACGGTTTCAATAAATGCTGGTACCGATTTTACCATTTGCGGCTTAGCAACTAGCATAACGGCCTTAGGCGATACCAACGGCAAATGGACAGTAACAAGTACACCATCGGGCACTGCAGTTGTGAGCTTTGCCACCCCTCTTGCTTTAACCAGCGATGTATTGGTAAACGAACCTGGGTTGTATGCTTTTACCCGCAGTGCAACCAGTGCTGGCGGTTGTATTGCTGCCGATACTGTAAATGTTTTGTTTACAAATTTGCTTAATGCCGACATACAAACCATTTGTGCTGCCAACCAACTTAATTATGACGTTGTTATTACGGTAACAGGCGGTAGTGGCAGCTATACTTTATTGGGTGGCAGTTTTACGGGGGGTAACCCTTATACAATCACAATACCCAGTAATACACCTTATTCCATTGTAGTTGATGATGGTGCTGACGGATGCCCACCTTTAAATTTTGATGGCCTTAAAGATTGCTCGTGCCAGCCAGATGCCCAATTGCCCCAACCTAATGCTATAAATTTGACATTTTGCCAGGGCGAGGCAATACCAAACTTTACACTTTCAAACACCGGCACCGAAACTTTTTATTGGTTAGCAAATTACAACGATGATATTAGTGCAGCTTTGGCACAAGGCTTAACATTTACACCAACTAAAGCCGGCACGTATTGGGTTGTGGCTGTTTCGGAGGGCAATTGCCCCAGCGATAAAATTGCCGTTACGCTTACCGAGCTACCCAAATCGCCCATTCCTAATAACTCGCCTTATCAATTTTGCGAAGGCCAGTCAATTGGTGTTTTGGTTGTACCTAATAGTGCAGGTGGCGAAATTGTTTGGCAAAGTGCCGATGGCTTAGACGATGGCCAAAGTGCTTCCGGATTTATACCTAACCGCACAACCCCGGGACTTTACGATTATATACTAACCGAAATTAAAACCGATGGCAGTTGCAATAGCCTTCCAACGCCTGTGAGCGTTGAAATTTTACCCCAAGTTAAACCTATTTTATTAAATATATCTAATATTTGCGAAACAGCTAACCCGCTTGATTTGTTGGCGTTTGTTGATGTTAATTACCCAAATGGCACTTGGAGTGGCACAGGCGTAGCTGGAAATAGTTTTGACCCCAGCATTGCCGGACTCGGAAGCCATATATTGACGTTTACGCCCGCTGGTTACAACTGCGCTTTAGAAAGTAATACTTCGATTACCGTCATAGACTGTGAAAACTGTTTTGGTATTGAAACACCGGTAAGCGGCAATCTAAGCACTTGTGACGGTGTTCCGATTGATTTAACAAGTATTGAAGCGCAGTTAGCTTTGAATGGAGATTTAACTTATTATTCCGGATTAGCTTGGTACGCCGATGCGAGTTTGACGCAACCGTTGCCTCCGGATGTATTTAACCACACAAAATCAGATAAATGTTCGCCCCAAACGGTAAATTTATATTTAGGTGCTTTATGCAGTTTAATTGGCACACCATTTCCGGCAGGTAGCGTAACAATTACCATTTATCCGCCCTTCGATGGTAGCTTAATTACCACCACTATTGGCGATTGTGCACCTCCAGAAATCAGTACTGCTTGTAGTTTGTATGAAATTACCCCTGTAAATGTACCGAGCGAGGTGAAACCTGGCCAGACGGGCACTGCCGAATGGATAGTTAGTTTTGCTGGCAGTACTTGTTTTAGTCAGGTAATAACTCAAACCTACGCTTGCCCAAGTTTATGCCCGGTAGCTGCTTTGGCAACCGCCCCACCCACCGAAGCCTGCTCGCAAGACGTAATAACAGCCTCAATAGCCATAACCCCCGATACCGCTATTTTAAATACCGATTACAGTGTGCAGTGGCTTTTGAACGGCAGCCCTATTGCCAGCGCTAACAACTTAACAGTAAATGCTACCCTGCCTTTTACCGACTGCGAACCTTTAATTGCCAATTTAGAAGCTGTTGTAACCTGTATTAATCCGGGTGGCCCCGACCAAGTAATTGCTGCTGGAACAATTACCGTTCAACCGCAATTTAACGACGGTTTACTAACCATTGGAAATAATAGCTGCCAGGTGCCAACAGTAACAACCTCATGCGCTTCATATAATATTGCGCCAACCGCATCGGTGCCTTTGGTTGTAAATCCGGGCGATAATGGTGTGGCCGAGTTTGAAGTTTCGGGTAATTGTTTTAACGAGCTGATTACAGTAGCCTACGGTTGCCCAAGTTTAAATTGCCCAACTGTTGCCGCTGCCTTAAGCAGTTCGATAGCTGTTTGCGAAGGCCAAATTGCCGATGCCAATAATTTAGCGAGTTGGCAAAGTGCTGTAGTTATAAATGACCCCGACAATATGGCAAATGGCTTTGCATGGTTTACCGATTCCGGATTAACTCAAGCCTATAACAACGAGCCTTTTACCTATTCCGGAGACGGCTGCACTCCTTCATCCTCAAATTTATATGTAGTATTACTTTGTAAAGATGGCAGCAAAATTGTTGCCGGCAGCGTAGCTGTTTCGGTTTTTGCCTCCCCAAATATGGCTGATTTTACCCAACCTGACCCCTGCAAGCTAATGATGAGCCAAGCCTGTAGTGCAGGTGTGGTTCAGTTAGAGTATGAAACCGTTAATGGCTGGGCTTTGCAACCCGATGAGGGCGCATTGAAAGCAATTTGGCGGGCTTACCAAATTGGCACACCCGATAATGATGGCGATGGCGAACCCGATTGTTTATTGTTAGGCGAAGTTGCAATTCCGGAAAATACGTTAACGGTAAATGCCGGTCAGGATTTGACAATTTGCGAAGGAGAAGTGGTTAATTTGTCGGCATTAGTAAACGGCAATCCGGATAAAATAATATGGACAGATATGAATATGGGTGGCAGTTTTGAACTTGCTAATAAACCTCAGTCAGAATATTTACCTTCAAAAATTGGCACTTATTTATTGGCTATCGAAACTAAAAATTTATGCTATACTAGTTCCGATACTTTGCAATTAATCGTTTTGCCCCAGCAAAATATAAGTGTTACTGCCGATTTAACTACTATAATTGTTGGAGGTAGCACGCAACTAAACGCAATAGGTGCTAAAACTTATATGTGGTCGCCGGCTGAAAGCCTCTCGTGTTACGACTGTCCTATGCCAATTGCCACACCAAAGGTTAGCACTACTTATTTTGTTGTTAGTACCGATGCCTGTACCGAAGGTAACGAAATTACTATTGAAGTGTTAAAACCTAACGATGTAGAGGTTGTAAACGCTTTTTCGCCAAACAATGATGGCGTTAATGATACGTGGCAATTAGCTGTTCAGGGGGCAACAATTCGCTACGAAGCAAAAATATACAATCGTTGGGGGCAAGAGGTGTTTACCTATGTAGGAAAATCGCCTACCGATGCTAATGCCGGATGGGATGGCCAACTGCAAGGTGTGCCCCAAGAGGCTGGCGTTTATGTTTACAGTGCGCTTGTTGTATTTGAAACTGAAAAAGAACCACACAGGTTTAAAGGAAATATTACCTTAATTCGGTAA
- a CDS encoding DUF5606 domain-containing protein: MTFKEIFAISNKSGLFSMVQQRKDGAVMQALTPSKTREFVPTRNHMFSPLYSISIFTNDGDNKPLLEVMLEMKARLNELPLPDANASGDSLRQYFTQILPTHAADRVYNSDIKKLIKWFQILMEHDLVNPIPEEENANSNA, encoded by the coding sequence ATGACATTTAAAGAAATATTTGCTATATCAAATAAATCGGGACTTTTTAGTATGGTGCAGCAACGCAAAGATGGCGCCGTAATGCAAGCATTGACCCCCAGCAAAACCCGTGAATTTGTACCAACGCGCAATCACATGTTTTCGCCGCTTTATAGTATTAGCATTTTTACCAACGACGGAGACAATAAACCTTTATTAGAAGTAATGCTTGAAATGAAAGCGCGCCTAAACGAACTGCCGCTTCCAGATGCTAACGCATCGGGCGATAGTTTAAGGCAATACTTTACCCAAATTTTACCCACACACGCTGCCGACAGGGTTTATAACAGCGATATTAAAAAACTAATTAAGTGGTTTCAAATATTAATGGAGCACGACTTAGTAAACCCAATTCCGGAGGAAGAAAATGCCAACAGCAATGCTTAA
- a CDS encoding PrsW family intramembrane metalloprotease, with protein sequence MLPLVLVAISLAPVVAIIWFIYTRDKYEKEPTRLLILAFVYGLISVIPALAGSYLGSQTGINPNAGLFDAFIFAFVIVALAEELGKFLLLRYGLFNHKSFDEPFDGIVYSVMIGMGFAALENVLYALDGGLQVAILRMFTAVPGHASFGVIMGYYVGLAKFEPQKRNQHLLTGLFGATIAHGTYDFFLMQNSIPGIGFGAFVALGVCIRYCIIAIKMHQHVSPFKNMSETANTNQSQSDTYTVNNTQNLNTAYSPAELDVIAQITIKPYVEENNELPADSNQEDEEQTEDINKSPRKPPLIP encoded by the coding sequence ATGCTACCTTTAGTATTAGTAGCTATTTCCTTAGCCCCCGTAGTTGCCATTATTTGGTTTATTTATACTCGCGATAAATACGAAAAAGAACCCACTCGGCTACTTATTTTGGCTTTTGTTTATGGTTTAATAAGTGTTATACCCGCATTAGCCGGAAGTTATTTAGGCTCGCAAACGGGCATTAATCCTAATGCAGGTTTGTTTGATGCGTTTATTTTTGCCTTTGTTATTGTTGCTTTGGCCGAAGAGTTAGGCAAGTTTTTATTGTTGCGTTACGGACTTTTTAACCACAAATCGTTCGATGAACCTTTTGACGGCATTGTGTATTCGGTGATGATAGGGATGGGGTTTGCCGCCCTCGAAAACGTATTATATGCCCTCGATGGTGGTTTACAAGTTGCCATCCTCCGGATGTTTACTGCGGTGCCCGGACATGCCTCTTTTGGGGTAATTATGGGCTATTACGTTGGTTTGGCTAAGTTCGAGCCTCAAAAGCGCAATCAACACTTGCTAACGGGTTTGTTTGGGGCAACAATAGCCCACGGCACATACGATTTCTTTTTAATGCAAAATAGTATTCCGGGTATTGGTTTTGGTGCCTTTGTGGCCTTAGGGGTGTGTATTCGCTATTGCATTATTGCTATAAAAATGCACCAACATGTTTCACCGTTTAAAAATATGTCCGAAACGGCAAATACCAATCAATCTCAGTCTGATACTTATACAGTTAATAATACACAAAACCTAAATACAGCTTATAGCCCTGCCGAGTTAGATGTAATTGCGCAAATAACTATAAAACCTTATGTAGAAGAAAACAACGAGTTACCAGCGGATTCCAACCAAGAAGATGAGGAACAAACTGAAGATATAAATAAATCTCCCCGAAAACCGCCATTAATTCCTTAA